Proteins encoded within one genomic window of Sulfurovum sp. XGS-02:
- a CDS encoding replication-associated recombination protein A produces the protein MPNLALKYRPKTLDALIGQAHLLGEDAILRKLITTGTLSHTFFYGPPGCGKTTLARVIATLLDRPFYEMNATTLKIEDLRKIFKEYTNALQKPLIFIDEVHRLSKNQQEVLLPFMENQAALIIGASTENPYYSLTAAMRSRSHLFALEAIDEKELHTYLDGIIQLESLTIEEEAKEYLVFSSGGDVRAMLNLLESAAAVESPIRLATLKQIRPHAMQAGSAESESHYELTSAMIKSIRGSDIDASIYYLARLIDGGEPAEFIARRLAILASEDIGNANPPALNLASSTLNIVKHIGYPEARISLSQLVIYLASSPKSNSAYMAINSALKDIAGGEIHPIPSHIKTHAKNYLYPHDFDGWVKQSYLLTPKKYYESKQIGFEKTLWQWHEKIVSKS, from the coding sequence TTGCCAAACCTTGCACTCAAATACCGTCCTAAAACACTTGATGCACTTATAGGCCAAGCCCACCTTTTGGGTGAGGATGCCATCCTGCGGAAACTGATCACCACAGGCACCCTCTCCCACACGTTCTTTTACGGACCTCCGGGCTGTGGGAAAACAACACTTGCGAGGGTGATCGCCACCCTTCTGGATAGACCTTTCTACGAGATGAATGCCACCACTCTCAAAATCGAGGATCTGCGTAAGATCTTTAAAGAGTATACCAATGCCTTGCAGAAACCTCTTATCTTCATAGATGAGGTACATAGGCTCAGCAAAAACCAGCAAGAAGTACTCTTGCCTTTTATGGAGAACCAGGCAGCCCTGATCATAGGGGCCTCTACTGAAAACCCCTACTACTCGCTTACTGCTGCGATGCGTTCCCGTTCTCACCTTTTTGCACTCGAAGCGATCGATGAAAAAGAGTTGCATACCTATCTTGATGGCATCATTCAACTCGAATCGCTCACCATAGAAGAAGAGGCAAAAGAGTACCTTGTCTTCTCCAGTGGCGGGGATGTCCGTGCCATGCTAAATCTGCTTGAAAGCGCTGCTGCAGTTGAAAGTCCCATTCGCCTTGCCACACTCAAACAGATACGCCCTCATGCCATGCAGGCAGGAAGTGCGGAGAGCGAAAGCCACTATGAACTGACCTCTGCCATGATCAAAAGTATTCGGGGCTCTGATATCGATGCTTCCATCTATTATCTTGCAAGACTGATAGACGGGGGAGAACCCGCAGAATTCATTGCAAGACGTTTAGCGATACTAGCCAGTGAAGATATCGGAAATGCAAACCCCCCTGCTCTGAACCTTGCCAGTTCGACACTGAACATCGTCAAACATATAGGGTACCCTGAAGCGAGGATCTCACTTTCGCAGCTGGTCATCTACCTTGCCTCATCACCTAAGTCCAACAGTGCCTATATGGCTATCAACAGTGCACTGAAAGATATAGCCGGCGGAGAGATACACCCTATCCCGTCCCATATCAAAACGCATGCAAAAAACTATCTCTATCCTCATGACTTTGATGGCTGGGTCAAACAATCCTACCTTTTAACACCCAAGAAATACTATGAGTCCAAACAGATAGGTTTTGAAAAAACCCTTTGGCAATGGCATGAGAAAATAGTCTCTAAATCATAA
- a CDS encoding SIS domain-containing protein, with translation MDLIKIAQETFHIEADALYKAAERLDQNFLDAISLILGTKGKLIITGVGKSGLVGAKMAATFASTGTSSFFLHPTEALHGDLGMISKNDTLLAISSSGESEELTKILPHIKRFDIPLIGLTGNAHSSLGSYADVFLDISVEKEACPLGAAPTTSTTLTMALGDALAVALMEQRGFKQEDFASFHPGGSLGRKLFVKIKDLMRTTDLPIIKDTTTLKDAIVAMSEGKLGTVLIVDEEDRFIAILSDGDLRRALMKEGFSLDHLAIEYASRNPKSYTNTELLASEALEIIEEGRIQLLPITNDAGKIIGVLHIHDLVNAGIKSK, from the coding sequence ATGGATCTCATTAAAATTGCACAAGAAACTTTTCACATTGAAGCAGATGCCCTCTACAAAGCTGCCGAACGTCTGGACCAAAACTTTCTGGATGCCATTTCACTGATATTGGGGACCAAGGGAAAGCTCATCATCACTGGTGTAGGAAAATCCGGTCTTGTCGGTGCCAAAATGGCTGCGACTTTCGCCAGTACGGGTACATCAAGTTTCTTTTTACATCCGACAGAGGCGCTGCATGGGGACCTGGGGATGATAAGCAAAAACGATACCCTGCTTGCTATCAGCAGCAGTGGAGAGAGTGAAGAGCTGACCAAGATCCTTCCCCATATCAAACGTTTTGATATCCCGCTTATCGGGCTGACAGGAAATGCGCATTCATCGCTTGGCTCTTACGCAGATGTTTTTCTTGATATCTCAGTAGAGAAAGAGGCATGTCCCCTGGGTGCTGCACCTACGACATCCACCACTCTGACCATGGCACTGGGTGATGCTTTGGCCGTGGCACTCATGGAACAAAGAGGGTTTAAACAAGAGGATTTTGCCTCTTTCCACCCCGGAGGCTCGCTGGGAAGAAAACTTTTCGTGAAGATCAAAGATCTCATGAGAACCACAGACCTGCCTATCATCAAAGATACGACCACACTGAAAGATGCGATTGTGGCCATGAGCGAAGGGAAACTCGGTACCGTACTGATCGTAGATGAAGAAGATAGGTTTATCGCTATTTTAAGTGACGGTGACCTGAGACGCGCACTGATGAAAGAAGGATTCAGCCTGGACCACCTGGCCATAGAATATGCCAGCCGGAATCCTAAAAGCTATACCAATACAGAGCTACTGGCAAGTGAAGCCCTAGAGATTATAGAAGAGGGGCGCATACAACTTTTGCCTATCACAAACGATGCAGGCAAGATCATTGGTGTACTGCACATCCATGATCTGGTCAATGCCGGTATAAAAAGCAAATAA
- a CDS encoding OmpA family protein, translating into MKLSKKIVAASAAAFMLGGCYNQPGLVEDQSYDRTKTGVAAGAVAGSMIGYNTGKHDAKSAIIGGLLGAAVGGAIGYNMDQQANEVARALGTGVNNDPLAALDPRRDIVVSKYNNYVKIIFRDRMMFATGSSKLQSNARNKVNKVAQVLRNYPQTIVGVAGFTDNVGSYQYNLGLSQRRAATVSNILAVNGRPYTKGCSYNKAIAPNDSATNRALNRRVEVYLYADRNRMSDPCR; encoded by the coding sequence ATGAAACTAAGTAAAAAAATAGTTGCTGCATCTGCAGCAGCATTCATGCTGGGAGGTTGTTACAATCAGCCGGGGCTTGTGGAAGATCAAAGCTACGATCGTACAAAAACAGGTGTAGCTGCCGGTGCAGTTGCAGGCTCAATGATAGGGTATAATACAGGTAAGCATGATGCAAAAAGTGCTATCATTGGCGGTCTTTTAGGTGCTGCTGTAGGTGGGGCGATCGGTTACAATATGGATCAGCAGGCCAATGAAGTTGCCCGTGCACTGGGTACAGGTGTAAATAATGACCCTCTAGCAGCACTTGATCCGCGCAGAGACATTGTTGTATCAAAATATAATAACTATGTAAAGATCATATTTAGAGATCGCATGATGTTTGCAACGGGATCATCAAAACTACAGTCTAATGCAAGAAATAAAGTAAATAAAGTTGCACAAGTTTTACGTAACTACCCTCAAACTATTGTAGGTGTAGCAGGATTTACGGACAATGTAGGAAGCTACCAATACAACCTTGGACTTTCACAAAGACGTGCAGCTACCGTAAGTAATATCCTTGCCGTGAACGGAAGACCATACACAAAAGGATGCTCATATAACAAAGCCATTGCACCAAACGATTCTGCCACAAATAGAGCACTCAACAGAAGAGTAGAAGTCTATCTCTATGCAGACAGAAACAGAATGTCTGATCCTTGCCGTTAA
- a CDS encoding ribonuclease J gives MENNGQNNERSQNQGQRTPRDRKPNPHRQNAQGQNSNRPNPNPNRKPHPNRKPNPNREVNGNVQDREAPDGNRKPNPNRKPHPNRKPNPHRSQGTEGTGSRQNPTKKQHPGKKPQQSRGGGKSRGRRKNVTTVNDTMRASLEENARVKESTMNPWKKIDMASKGKVRFTPLGGLGEIGGNMAVLETETTAIVIDVGMSFPDETMHGVDILVPDFSYLHALKGKKDVYIIITHGHEDHIGAMPYLFKELQFPIYATPLALAMIENKFNEHGLSAHTKHFNFVTLRKQYQIGDMQIEWLHNTHSIIDACSLAIETPAGIIMHTADFKIDHTPVDDYTMDLRRYAYYGEKGVLCLFSDSTNSHNPGFTKSEKVVGKTFDSLFDLAKGRVIMSTFSSNVHRIFQAMQRAVTHGRKICVIGRSMERNVETNRALGFVDIEDKHFIEVHEVPKYADHEVLVVTTGSQGETMAALNRMATDEHRHIKLKPSDTVIISASAIPGNEASVSSLMNKLMKAGVTVRYKEFGDIHVSGHAAQEEQKLILRLIQPKFFLPVHGEYNHIAQHAKTAVSCGVDERNILLMSDGDQVEITPKYLKKVKTVKSGKTYIDNQNNMTIENDVVLDRQKLAEDGIVNVVAQISQSNQKVVGKPVVTSHGLVAAKEDKKFSKEIEVLLETMLLNMKPEALKNHRDVENEIRNVVRKHVVRTKKRYPLIIPTIFII, from the coding sequence ATGGAAAACAACGGTCAGAACAACGAAAGATCTCAAAATCAAGGGCAAAGAACACCCAGAGATAGAAAACCAAATCCACACAGACAAAATGCACAAGGGCAAAACAGCAACCGCCCTAACCCTAATCCGAACAGAAAACCGCATCCTAATAGAAAACCAAACCCTAATAGAGAAGTAAACGGTAATGTGCAGGACAGAGAAGCTCCGGACGGAAACAGAAAGCCAAACCCTAACAGAAAACCGCATCCTAATAGAAAACCAAATCCACATAGAAGTCAAGGTACAGAAGGAACTGGCAGTAGACAAAACCCTACCAAAAAACAACATCCTGGTAAAAAACCTCAGCAGAGCCGTGGCGGTGGGAAAAGCAGAGGTAGAAGAAAAAATGTTACCACGGTAAATGATACCATGAGAGCATCTCTTGAAGAGAATGCACGTGTAAAAGAATCTACCATGAATCCATGGAAAAAAATTGACATGGCAAGCAAAGGGAAGGTCAGATTTACACCACTTGGAGGTCTTGGCGAGATCGGTGGAAATATGGCTGTACTTGAAACAGAGACGACGGCTATCGTGATCGACGTGGGTATGAGTTTCCCTGATGAAACGATGCACGGTGTCGATATCCTGGTTCCTGACTTTTCTTATCTGCATGCGCTCAAAGGTAAAAAAGACGTGTATATCATCATCACCCATGGACATGAAGACCACATCGGTGCGATGCCTTACTTGTTTAAAGAACTGCAATTCCCTATCTATGCAACACCACTGGCACTTGCTATGATAGAAAACAAGTTCAATGAACATGGATTAAGCGCACACACAAAACATTTCAACTTCGTGACACTGAGAAAACAGTATCAGATCGGTGATATGCAGATAGAGTGGCTGCATAATACACACTCCATCATCGATGCCTGTTCTCTTGCGATTGAGACGCCTGCAGGTATCATCATGCATACGGCTGACTTTAAAATAGACCACACACCAGTAGATGACTATACAATGGACCTGCGCCGTTATGCCTACTATGGAGAAAAAGGTGTACTTTGTCTCTTCTCAGATTCTACGAACTCACACAACCCTGGATTCACAAAAAGTGAAAAAGTGGTGGGGAAAACGTTTGATTCACTCTTCGATCTTGCAAAAGGAAGGGTGATCATGTCAACTTTCTCTTCCAACGTTCACCGAATCTTCCAAGCGATGCAAAGAGCAGTAACACACGGAAGAAAGATCTGTGTGATCGGTCGTTCTATGGAGCGTAATGTCGAGACGAACAGAGCCCTTGGCTTTGTGGATATCGAAGACAAACACTTCATCGAAGTCCATGAAGTTCCTAAGTATGCGGACCATGAGGTCCTCGTCGTCACGACTGGTTCACAGGGAGAGACCATGGCGGCACTGAACCGTATGGCAACGGATGAGCATAGACATATCAAACTTAAGCCTTCTGATACGGTGATCATCTCGGCTTCAGCGATCCCAGGGAACGAAGCCTCTGTATCCAGCCTTATGAATAAACTGATGAAAGCCGGCGTCACGGTAAGATATAAAGAGTTTGGTGATATCCATGTCTCTGGACATGCGGCACAAGAGGAGCAAAAGCTCATCTTGAGACTGATCCAGCCTAAATTCTTCCTGCCTGTGCACGGTGAGTACAATCACATTGCCCAGCATGCGAAAACTGCTGTCTCTTGTGGTGTGGATGAGAGAAATATCTTGCTGATGAGCGATGGGGACCAGGTAGAGATCACGCCTAAATATCTCAAAAAGGTCAAAACGGTCAAGAGCGGTAAAACATACATCGATAACCAAAACAATATGACGATCGAGAACGATGTCGTACTTGATAGACAGAAACTGGCTGAGGACGGTATCGTCAATGTGGTGGCACAGATCAGTCAAAGCAACCAAAAAGTTGTTGGTAAACCGGTAGTAACAAGTCACGGACTTGTAGCGGCAAAAGAAGATAAAAAGTTCTCAAAAGAGATCGAGGTACTACTTGAAACGATGCTGCTCAACATGAAACCTGAAGCGTTGAAAAACCATAGAGATGTGGAGAATGAGATCCGTAATGTCGTGAGAAAACATGTGGTACGTACGAAAAAGAGATATCCTCTTATCATCCCGACGATCTTCATCATCTAA
- a CDS encoding YMGG-like glycine zipper-containing protein — protein MKRNILKFMLASTASMILLNGCTGSEVTPNNATQTGAATGAVAGAVIGYNTGSGGGKNAAVGALIGTALGAGIGSAVDSQNPEPVETGGWQ, from the coding sequence ATGAAAAGAAATATACTTAAGTTTATGCTTGCATCAACTGCAAGTATGATCTTACTGAATGGCTGTACAGGCTCAGAAGTGACACCTAACAATGCAACACAGACAGGTGCGGCAACCGGTGCTGTGGCAGGGGCAGTAATAGGATACAATACAGGTAGTGGCGGCGGAAAAAATGCTGCTGTTGGTGCACTTATAGGTACAGCCCTTGGTGCCGGTATAGGAAGTGCTGTGGACAGTCAAAATCCAGAACCGGTAGAAACGGGTGGATGGCAATAA
- a CDS encoding pseudouridine synthase yields the protein MRLNKYISHHTKYSRREADKLIEEGEVTLNKKVLKDFGYEVEEGDQIYVKGRLVKPSKEVTVIVYNKPKGVLVTKKDDRGRATIYHKLPGKYRHFVPVGRLDYASEGLLLLTDSPEVATALMESSLDRTYNLKIDKPITQEMISAMQEGLVLDDARAGAHEKSKIYSMEFAPFVHFEIRAEGKNFSKIRVTIAEGKNRELRRFFAHFEAKVLDLKRVAFGGIELNNLPTNKTRYFTRREYDDLHKFMKRRKKNAEIEAKNKSNALKQETHKSDASKKSTKKD from the coding sequence ATGAGACTGAACAAATATATATCACATCACACTAAATACTCTAGAAGAGAAGCAGATAAGCTTATAGAAGAGGGTGAGGTCACCCTTAATAAAAAAGTGTTGAAAGATTTTGGTTATGAAGTAGAAGAAGGTGACCAGATCTATGTCAAAGGCAGACTGGTCAAGCCAAGCAAAGAAGTGACGGTGATCGTTTACAATAAACCCAAAGGGGTTCTAGTCACAAAAAAAGATGACAGAGGCCGTGCAACCATCTATCATAAACTACCAGGCAAATATAGGCACTTTGTACCCGTAGGCAGGCTGGACTATGCTTCGGAAGGACTTTTGCTCCTGACAGACTCTCCGGAAGTCGCAACTGCCCTTATGGAGAGCAGTTTAGATAGAACCTATAACCTGAAGATAGATAAACCCATCACCCAGGAGATGATCAGTGCGATGCAGGAGGGCCTTGTTTTGGATGATGCCCGTGCCGGTGCCCATGAAAAAAGCAAGATCTACAGCATGGAGTTCGCACCTTTTGTGCATTTTGAAATACGGGCAGAAGGCAAAAACTTTTCGAAGATTCGTGTCACCATTGCTGAAGGTAAGAACAGGGAGCTGAGACGTTTCTTTGCACATTTTGAAGCCAAAGTACTTGACCTTAAACGTGTCGCCTTCGGAGGGATAGAACTGAACAATCTGCCTACGAACAAAACACGTTACTTTACACGTAGAGAATATGATGATCTCCATAAATTCATGAAACGCAGAAAAAAGAATGCAGAAATAGAAGCAAAGAACAAAAGCAATGCACTGAAACAAGAAACACACAAATCTGATGCATCAAAAAAGTCGACCAAAAAAGATTAA